Proteins encoded within one genomic window of Helianthus annuus cultivar XRQ/B unplaced genomic scaffold, HanXRQr2.0-SUNRISE HanXRQChr00c129, whole genome shotgun sequence:
- the LOC110913690 gene encoding agamous-like MADS-box protein AGL80, with product MPRSKVKLAFIENKKARKSSFMKRKECLKNKLKELCTLCGIKACTIIYSSYEPGLEVWPEDNTAFQNVLNAFLTKLPMERNKFMSNQDSYVKERISKAEGQIKKQIVTTRDFVKVNMMSECLSGKVSLAGLNSKDLNNLRSFAGHKLPEIEERIKVLKSDAPASQLHFINSIIVNGYNCLTINN from the coding sequence ATGCCTAGGAGCAAAGTGAAGCTTGCTTTCATAGAAAACAAGAAGGCAAGGAAAAGCTCCTTCATGAAAAGAAAGGAATGCCTGAAGAACAAGCTGAAGGAGTTGTGCACCCTATGCGGCATCAAGGCATGCACCATCATTTATAGCTCATACGAACCTGGACTCGAGGTGTGGCCCGAAGACAACACTGCTTTCCAAAATGTGTTGAACGCGTTCCTTACGAAGTTACCCATGGAGAGGAACAAGTTTATGTCCAATCAGGATAGCTACGTTAAAGAAAGGATCAGCAAGGCCGAAGGTCAGATCAAGAAGCAGATCGTGACGACCCGGGATTTTGTGAAGGTAAACATGATGTCAGAATGCTTGAGTGGTAAAGTCTCACTTGCTGGCTTGAACTCAAAAGATTTGAATAATCTTAGGTCATTCGCTGGTCATAAACTGCCAGAAATTGAGGAGAGGATTAAGGTTCTCAAAAGTGATGCCCCTGCATCACAGTTGCACTTTATAAATAGTATAATAGTTAACGGTTACAATTGTTTGACAATTAACAATTGA